The following is a genomic window from bacterium.
CGGTGCCGTCCTCCCCGGGTCGGTGGCGGAGCACGTCGAAGTCGGCGCCGGCGTCGGCCTGCAGGACGTGCTCGAGGTAGATGCTGCCGTAGCCGCGCCGGAAGGGCGGTTCGGGCAGTGGCCGTGCGTCCAGCCGCCGTGCCACCTCAGCCGGCTCGACGCACAGGTCGAGGCGCCTCGCCGCGTTGTCCAGCACGATCTCGTCGCCGTCGTTGACGGCGTGCAGCGGTCCGCCGACGGCGCTCTCGGGGGCGACGTGCAGCACGACGGTTCCGTAGCCCGTGCCGCTCATCCGGGCATCGGAGATGCGGACCATGTCGGTGACGCCCTGTTCCAGCATCTTGCGGGGGATCGGCAGCATGCCCCATTCGGGCATCCCCGGCGCGCCCTTCGGTCCGGCGCCTCGAAGCACCAGGATGCTGCCGGCCTCCACAGGCAGGTCCGGGTCGTCGATACGGGCGAGCAGGTCGTCGATGCCGTCGAAGACGACGGCGGGCCCGCGGTGCTGCAGCAGTGCCGCCGATGCGGCGCCGGCCTTGATGACCGCCCCATCCGGCGCCAGCGTGCCGTGCAGCACGGCCAGCCCGCCCGACGGCAGCAGCGGTTCGTCCAGGGGCCGGAGCACGTCCCGGTCCCAGACCTCGGCTCCGGCGATGTTCTCGCCCAGCGTCCGGCCCGTGACCGTGAGGGCGTCCAGATGCAGCAACGGCGCCAACTCGCTCAGCAGCGCCGGGACGCCACCCGCCCGCTGCAGATCCTCGAACAGGTGCTCGCCTGCGGGCTGGATGTTGGTCAGCACCGGGGTCCGCGCCGCGATGCCGTCGAACCGCTCGAGGGGCAGTTCGATCCCGAGCCGCCCGGCGAGGGCGATGAGGTGCAGGACGGCGTTCGTGGAGCCGGCCACCGCGGCGAGCACCGTCACGGCGTTCTCCAGGGCCTCGAGCGTCAGGACGGTCGCCGGGCGGAGCCCCTCGCGGGCGATCTCGACGGCCCGGCGCCCGGTGTCCTCGGCGAGTGAGCCGCGGCGCGCGTCGGCTGCCGGCACCGCCGCCGAACCGGGCAATGACATACCTAACGCCTCGGTGAGAGTGGCCATCGTGGAGGCGGTGCCCATCTCGCTGCAGTGGCCCACGCCAGGCCGTGTCGCAGCCTCCAACTCGGCGTACTCGGTCTCGGACATCCGTCCGGCCCGAAGA
Proteins encoded in this region:
- a CDS encoding dihydroxy-acid dehydratase, coding for MAASREVPVSLRSARWFAPRDLFGFLHRTALRSEGLSEASISGRPVIGIANSHSELVNCNLHFGALVEGVKRGVHQAGGLPLEFPTISLSEMLMKPTTMLYRNLMSMDIEEMIRSSPLDAVVLVGGCDKTVPAQLMGAASAGVPAISLTGGPMQPGNFRGQRIGAGTDIWRYTDDLRAGRMSETEYAELEAATRPGVGHCSEMGTASTMATLTEALGMSLPGSAAVPAADARRGSLAEDTGRRAVEIAREGLRPATVLTLEALENAVTVLAAVAGSTNAVLHLIALAGRLGIELPLERFDGIAARTPVLTNIQPAGEHLFEDLQRAGGVPALLSELAPLLHLDALTVTGRTLGENIAGAEVWDRDVLRPLDEPLLPSGGLAVLHGTLAPDGAVIKAGAASAALLQHRGPAVVFDGIDDLLARIDDPDLPVEAGSILVLRGAGPKGAPGMPEWGMLPIPRKMLEQGVTDMVRISDARMSGTGYGTVVLHVAPESAVGGPLHAVNDGDEIVLDNAARRLDLCVEPAEVARRLDARPLPEPPFRRGYGSIYLEHVLQADAGADFDVLRHRPGEDGTEPYGLLEGWISGW